The Oryzias latipes chromosome 8, ASM223467v1 genomic interval tcaaaaaacattttctcctttttatgtGAAAGATATAACaactagacaaaaaaaaaacagaagtccttttaaatcaaaagtggatcagaggattaaaaaaaaggaaagctcagctgctttttcttttccactctGCTCTCCATTCATCCCAGTTGAGCAGAGTTCGTTTTGTGTCCCATCCTGCAGCTTCCACACCTGCAAATATTAgcaaattgtgctttttttaatgtaatacaaataaatacatttcataaaaaaagaaaagctaaattaCGAGTGATAATTTTAAGTTAACTCACCTTTGAGAAATGTGTGGAAATTAGCATCAATGACCTCTTGACTCTTCTGGACCATTTCCCACAAACCTTTGATGGAAATAAAGTTTAGAGTAAAAAAGAACTTCAAAAAGAATACAAAGAGATGTCAAGACTCACTTTGCTTGCTTGTTTGACTGAATGAAGGACTTTTCAACATATTGCTCAGGCACAAGGCCTGACATGCCGCTCGGATCTCATCGTGCACTGATGCCCCAGATCCCAGACAAACGCAAATACAACCTGAGCGGAAAACAGGGTTAGTGTTAACACGGCAATTAAATATGCATCGTTTGAAGGAATACGAGTTACCATTTCTGACTCCTAGGAGGTAAGCCATGGAGTTATTCCTCAAAGCCAAATGGAAGTCTTCTGGGCTGTGAATGAAGCAGTTTAGTTTGttgatttgaaagaaaacaacatttatgcaaaaaagatAGACCGAGTCACCTCTGTACAACATCCTGCAGCTTCACTCCAAGCTTGATCGGTGTGGTTATTTTAAACTCTGcaagttaaacaaacaaaagacgaCATTTCATCACCGCAAAACGACAAAAAAGTGAcagtggaaaaaatgaaaagatttatTACAAACCCAAGAAAACGGGCTCTCTCCGATTGGCCTCAAATGGACTCAGGATGCGTTTGTCCTTCAGGTACTGCTGCAACACGATTGAAAGTCGAGCTTGGTTGAAGGTTTCCATGACAACTGAACGCACAGCCTTGTAGTTGGCAAACAGATGGAGGATggtgaagaggaagaagagaccAAGACTCAGCCTGAAGGGCAAAAAGCCAGGAAAGAATGAAGGaagatttgatatttaaaaGGACTCCAAAGTTCGtgtttggaagaaaaaacattcagatCACTTACGAGGAGTTATCAGTGATGAGGGGAATAAGTATCAAACTAACAACAAGTCCTGCCAAATTCACCAAAGTctcctgaataaaaaataaaaagagggtAAATTCAGTAAATTTGTCCTGTGAGCCGTTTTCAGGTTTCAGaagaagtttggaaaaaaaacttaatgtaTGAAAATGACCTGACTTCCATCTTTGGCAGAAATGTCAGCCATATTGTCCCTGCGAGCCTGATGAACGGTCAGCGCAGCTCTGGTTGCACCTCCAGCGACTCCAACGATGGCCTAAAGAAGACAAGTGCAGACAGTTTCTGTACAGCTGAACCTAAATCCACCACCGTCTGCTCCATCTGTCTCTGAAAGTCAATGCGACTTGTTTTCCCATTTATGTCACAAACTGAGTGACGAAAAACTTCAAAATATCTACTTAAAGTTATTCGTTCCAACAGACAAAGAAAtgtgagctaaaaaaaaactttaaagacccactccaatgaaatttgtgcttttaacatgtttttttaacatgttcttgatgcaatgttctcatgatggaggacataaacaaatactttgtatttaaactgcatttctgagtttttgttttttcaaataacgATGAATCAAAACCAGATTCAAAAAAAGCTCTCTTTTGTGACATAGCAACTAAAAAGGGCGagtcaaagtctccctgctctgctccattctgatgcatccacttgcagacaaatagatccattaataAATCTtggttttcttcgtctgagctggaaatTGGATCAaaagctccaatactgctcgccatttttgttgcgccgCTAAcgttagattggggttgtgagggtctgtaaactagtgggagagatTGTtagcaaagggatgatgggatatcagcagaggcttacttctgcgccaacagtcccgcccacagcacagaggcaaatttcttaaTTCCATTCTGCAGAAAACTTGTCTTTGAAAACAAcagttctttttatttacagtttacttcattttgcctaaaaatgtcatcatcataatcaaaagaccactgggaacacttctgAAGTAAAGCAGTGAAGTGAAGTTAGAAGACGCAGGGCTAAATTTAGTGAAATGATGGCGTCCATCAAAGGTACAACCACATTGCCTGATCACATCAGAAATTGGGAACATTTTACCTGatttaaaagtcttaaaagcCAAAACCAATGGTCATGTCTGCTATGTGCTGTTGTGGAACTCTATGCCTTCCCTTTGTTTCTTTGCAATgtttgtatgtttattttaatgtgatttaTCTATTGTGCTAATTTAGGCATATTTATGTTCCAACTATGCTAAAACATTGATGAACACATGCCTCGTcctcatttaaataaattaaatgaaacaatTGCATAACAGCATATTGTGTACCAGGGGTGGGAAAACCACgggaaaattttatttttgttttttttaccttgaaaaCTCCTGCAGTGCAAACAATCAAAGTGAAGAAGGACGGGAAGAAAGGAGCCAAGATCTCTATGAACATGGCGATGTCATTGAGAACGTCGGCAAACAGTCTGGTAGTTGGAAAAAGAGGGGAAACAATcataaagcaaaagaaaaaaactggagtcgtggagccttttttttttgctgcctaCCTCCATTTTTTAGCCTCAGAGTCCAGCCTActcctgaaaaacaaatgagGGCCACTTCAGAAGAGGCGAATACCTAAAAAACTTTGATGGTCCAAAAGGCCGGAGTTCAATCCTACCCCTTCTGCCAGGCGAAGAGGATTCTTCCAAACATTCCAGTCCCatctgcaggagaaaaaaatatatatgtttgcAAGAAATTTAgaatgcaaattaaaaaaaatactgttcttATTTATGGTGTTAGTTAAATGACTTTTAACCTTTTAATATCCATGTAACCGTAGCTGCAGCTACAGTGGCATCTTGGTTTCCAACACCAACACCTTTGAGGGAAGCCTGAGTCACCAGAGTCCACGACAGGGTGCTGGCAAACGCCTGACACACATAAGGAGGGTGCAGACTCTCACTCTGATGCCAGAAACCATTTGTTTGGTTTGGCTGAGCCTCAGATTTGCTGTACCTGCAGGGTGTCCCAAAACTGATACTGCAGGTAATCTTCACTGACGCTTTCAGGATAACCCTGAGGCAGAAAAACACTCtgcaaaaaaagcacatttgtcATGAGAGTCCGGGAGGATGAAACctctttgaataaataaaatccttacTTTAAAAGCTCCAACTAGAGAGAAGCTGCTGGATCCATCCTTCCTCCGTTGCATCACTCCGTCCTGAACTACATACTTCCAAGACTCGGCGCTGCCGTACCGCTCTGTAGCCACTATTCCATCCACATTTGTCTCCATGTTGTTGTTAGACGTCTTATTAACCGTAAAAAAGTAAGTATTGTGGATATTTTTTTAGTAACAGActagtgtttttatttacagctgACGTGTCGTcctctttaatttattttttgtttccggGTTTGTTACCGCCCTTACAGTTTCTCGGCTTCTCATTGGTGGATGAACAGTGAGGCGGAGCTCCAGAACAGTCATGCGCAGCAGAGACCAGCCGCAAAAACGCTACTTACTGATATTTATCGGGACTTATTTGAGCGTTTAAACgtttaaattcaaattatgATAAcaatttgtattattttcttaaatatcACTGTGTCTATTTATAAAAATCCCCAAATTACGTATTTTGAATGTTGTGGTTTACATGAATCACACAAGTATGCAGGAAAACTCATGCAGTAATTTACTGTTATTATAGTTTTACATTTCATAAGGAAAACAACATTATGATGAAAATTCACATTGAAATCAGGTGTATAAATAGTTAatacattgatttaaaaaaagaacagggtGTGGTTCTTTCCATGTCATTGACAGTTCAGTTACTATGGCAttaatctataaaaaaaatgacatcatgtGATCAAAAAGGGGAGACAGTTTATCTAATCTCTGCGTAAGAGAGCAAAGCAGGAAATTACATGGTTTTTAATAttaattgaaagaaaatgttgtttgagatGAATACATATAGAGCTATcctgaaaaatgaaagcatgCAGGGGAATCCACActcagaaacaacaacaaaaatgtttctttgacCCCGTTGAGGAGGAACAAGTTCTGACACACCTTCAACAGCACCTGTGGAATGTGGGATTGGGTAAGCAGGACTCTAATCTTAGTAAAGTTGAATCACGGAGACCAACAAGTGAGGTACCcaccagaaaaggaaagagtATGAGGTTGCTACACTAACAAAGTGACGGATTCCTGTGACAAATATGAAGGTGGGTGGGAAGAGGGGAAGAGTCACAGAAGCAAATTCCTTCTCAGTAAGTGGGTGTGGAAGTTTCATGACTATCTTTCTTCCTGCCATAAAACCAATGACATGAAACCAGATTTCCACAGTGACGGCAGAGCAGCTGTCCGCTGGGATTGGTTCGTCACAGGTGGAAACACCAGAACAACAACGGATTTTAAGGAGAAAAGAGGATTTGAAACTTTCACATCAGCTTCATTTTTGATCTTTTGAGGATTTCTACTGACAAGTGATTCAAGACAGTCGGGTGAGTTCACTATTTCAACCTTTTCATGATCAGATCCGAACAGTTTTTTAGATGTTTAAGGCTTTTATGAACCCGACCAAGATGACTGTGATGCTCATGATGACATTTGAGGatttaaaaccaaatgtttGTGAAGCTAAACATGATTCACATGGCTGTGTGGGAACGGCTGCATTCCAGCGTTTCTCAAAAATATGGAGGAAGCTTGATCAAATCTGTGATGGGAAGAGCGACCTGCcatgtttttgttgtccttacctgtcaaaaaaaaaaacaagtggcaACACCTTTGAGGGTCATGCAGGTTTgtcaaatgaaaacacaacagaTCCATGCAAATACCAGACTTGAAACTTGCTGACTTAGTTTTCAGGAACCTATTCAAAcgtgtgtattttatttttgcagaagtAACAGCGGTTTGGTGGAGAGgcgagaaaaaaactcaaatcagACCGAAAATTTGTCAGAGCAACGAAAAGCATGGAGTCAGAGAATACAATTTAGTGCAACTCATTAATAATCCTTTGATGTCGGGACTTATTTCCAgtagaagaaataaaaatcactgtttttgttttcatataaaTGGTTCGATGttcatttgcatcaataggaaACAAACCCCTAGAAGAAAAGCTCACATCAGTTTTTAGGAGTTTGGTTGGTCAACTTCAGgatcagctttttattttatatttgtggttgaatgaaataaagataCATGTTTTTATTAGTTGGAGGTCTGTTAAGTTCTCTTTTGCTTCAGAACTGAAACcagtttctggtttgttttcttttcgtCTAGTTATCTTTCTTGCAGAAATGCCAGAATCAGCGGAAGCGCCCAGGGATGAAGTGATGCCTCTGACGGTCGTGGCTCAACGGGGGGACCAGGACAGAAGGGACGAAACCTGCAAACCTGTGGCCAGCAGAGTCCGGCGGATGATCTCATATGTGCGGAATGATGACAGTTACCGGGTCCTGGCCATCTTCAGCATCATCTGCGGCATTTCCTGCATCGGAATGAAAGCTCTGATAAGTTCAGTTAAGGTAATGAGTCTCATTGAACCCGACAGGAAGATTCGACCTCAAGGAATCCTTAAACTGCTCCTTAAacctgttatttttttctcaggctaaagaaagaaagaatgacAGAGAAGCTTCTGCAAGGCTTTCCAAGGAGGCTAAAAAGTTCGGCATCATCTCCATCGTTACCCTGTACGCCTTTTTGATCAGCATTTTCTGCCTCCTGGCACTGGTCTCATATCTTCTCACTCTGAAAGACTGATTCACCTGGAAGTCCATAGTGGAGACGTTTTACTGCGAGGACGGACAAGACGACGCTGCTGGAAGTTACATGACCTTTACAAATGTTTATAGTTactttttttggaagaaaacgCAGTCACTAAATGCATAGAGAACGGACCTTTGGCGGCAGAGTTCACCGTCCTGCATTTTGCACTTCTGCACAGCGGAACCAGGTGAGCTCCAGGTGTGACGGACAGTGCGCCTCGACGACCAGggttgaaaaaaactgttttacagATTCAATGTTCATTTAAGTGGGAATAGGTTCGAAGCAGGACTCAATCTGGAGACTTTTCACTTaagcagaagaacaaaaaatatatgaacCACTTTTAGAAGAAATCGACCATAAAAGACATCAGAACCCTCCTGCTTTCATCATTaccatgttttattaaaatgtaaaatatccaaTTCCACTTTAAAATACTATCAAATGTGTTTACTACGTCTAAGCATGTTGTTCAGCAATACAGCAATTCTTGAGTCTTTACTAGAAACGACAGCAGAGCTCTTAAAAAGTCTTAAAGTGCCGTAATTACCTTGACATTATTGCATTGTTACTAGACGTTTATTGTCAAATTATATACAGCATTGTACTTttatacaaacatacaaaatgtattttgtgataaaaatgtgtaaagatGTTGTGCTTCGGTTTCTTCATGCACTTCTGCTTGTCCTCCTCAACAGCggtaacaaacaaaacccacaatttaAACCTGACAATAATCCTTTACATTTTggccaagaaaagaaaaacacaacagggTACAGTAGTAACACAAAAAGGGGAGGagaaagaagacaaagaaaCTCAGAAGGCTTTGTGAAGAACTGGAAAACGTCCAACATCACCCAGCCACAAACGTCAAACGGGTTACTCCTGAGCTGAAGATCCAAGAAGTCCGACTAGAATGTTAGGCTACAAACACGCATGATGTTGAGTTTTTTCAGCCTTCTAAAATAGTAGCTGCCTGCAGAAACAAGTTACAAGGATGCTGGATGGTTACACAAACCGGCGTGAAGCGCCGACTTCTTTTCAAACAGGCAGAGCGACAAGCTCCGCCCTGTTCAGCGTAGCGGCCTAGCTTATCCTCATATGGACAAACTGTGAACCGAGACGAGAAATCTCAGCGACGTAAAGAATACTGCACCACAGATGGCTTCAAAGACGCTGGTTCAGAATCAAACGGCAACGGTTTCATAGTGGTAATAAATAAATTGAcactatatttatatatgtgtgtgtgtaaataccACAGTATTTATAAAAGCAAAACTGCAAAGAGCGTGTCATCACattgaaacaaacacaaataacagTCGGCACGGTAACAAAGAGGCTTCAGTCACGTTTCCGTCTGATCGCCAATCAACCACAAACTCAACTGGTCGAGTTTTGCACAGAGCAGCGAGTCCACGTCCTGAATGGTGAGGGGAGGCCCGTCTTTAGAAAACGCTCCTCGCCTCGTCCTCGAAGAGGAAATACCTGCTTTTCCACTTCCCACCAAAGCCTTCTTCGGCTTTCTGGCCCCGCCAACCTCCAAGAACTCCAGAAAGCGCTTGACGCGCCTTTGTCCGAACCACGACTCCGAGCCATTCTTGCGGTTGAGAGCCACTTCAAAAATGGTTTCAAGCCGGCTGAAACATGAGCAACAAATTCAGTCAGAACATCTGGGTCCAGATCAGATTGATAAACACTTTTGACTTGAGTGTTTCCTTTGCTGCCACCTCCTGATCAAACATAGACATATCAAAATAAAGAATTCAAAAACCGGGTACGTTTGCAgccaattttaagcttattgacaacatttgtccttttttttatgaatcctGTTTTCCGCCAGATTAGAAAACAAGTTTCATTGGGTTTCCAGAGTAATTTCCCATTTAAACTGTCAGTTTGTGGTAAATGTTGGTGTTTGGGGGATTTCTTTTGCACCAACATAACAGgaataaatcagtgtttttctttttacaaaagcaTGATTCCATAAAATGTCACAAATGACAGAAAACCAAACATCAATGTAAAGTTTACCCAGATATTCGTCAACCTAAACTCCCCAAATTCTTTGAATTTCTAGAAAGTGCTCACCTTCCAGGAGGTTTAGTGAAATTCTTGTTGGTGTAAATTTCTTCCAAGCTAAACTCTTTCTTCTTCACTCTGTGGTTAGATAGAGAGAAACAGAGAATGCGTGTAAACAATATGACAAACCAAGACAGTTAGGAATGCATTTGCCTCAGTTAGACTGCAGAAAGTGAGCGAACCGTGTTCGTCCTGCTTTCAGAGCCAGATATGATGTCTGCGGTTTGGAATGGAAGTAATTCTCTAAACTCTGCACTCGAGTCGATGCTCAGCAGCTGTTAGGGTTTTCAGTTTGATGGAACGTTTGGTGAAGCCGCTGCAGGACGGACGTTTGGATGAATCTGCCTTTTATTTTAAGGAATTCCAGGATCTGGCTGGCTTTTCAAATCTCATAAACAGTTTAAATACGTTAGCATTAATTAGTTTAACAGTTCTACTTTGGAATGCGTTCTATAAAACTCAACGAAACAAAGCTGGCGTTAGCCCCAAAAATCACTGCATTTGAAGCCTCGGTCAGACGTGTCCGTACAGGTGTTGACCCGTACGAAcgctgcgggtttttgggtcGTCCAGGTCCGTGGAGGGTCAAGCGGCCGCATCCTAAAGCCCGGTTTAGCGATTTGCCATCGCTTTAAAGTATGGCGGATTCGCCCCGATCACTGGGAAATGTGTCACtggctgatgacatcatccacGACCGGAATTTCACACCTGTAGTATAAattcaacttcttttttttattggaaaacgCGATGACAGAGCAACTCTGTCCAGGAAACTGTCTTTAACACTGCTGATGATAAAAACCTGATAGAAACACCTAACTTCCCACACAGACGCAGAGAGCAAGTGGAAAGATTGATCTAATATCTTGTGTCTTCAGGCACTAGAGAATCCACCTCatcccagtttttttttgtgtgttttgcctCCGAGTTGCCTGCCTCTGTTTGGCGGACGAACACCACTTCCTCCTCCGTCTCCTCGTGTGCCTGCGGGTTCACAGACGCAGAAACTGTCTGATCAAGATGTTGATCATGTTGAAAATAAACGCTAGATACGTTGAAAGGTATAAACGCCACTCAGAAGTTGATCGCCGTTATGGTGGCAGGCAAAACCAGCGCCTGTGGATATCCGACTGGTGCGATGGCCAATCGCTGTGCAGTATAACGCAGGCTCTACGCGTTGCATTCTCTCTTCGGGCTCACCGAGCTGTCAACAACCTCAATGTTACATGTGGGCCACCTGTGTCTCCCCGCAGACAGGCCGTATCCACCCCTGACTAAAGCTTTAATCTGTCTGAAATCTCTCAGATCTTGATCATCTTTTGcagcagcagtgatgttttcAATCATACCTGATGGGCTTGGGCAGACCCATGGGTGTCAGGTTTGTCTGAGGTTTGGGTAACGTTTTGCGGATTCGAATAGACGAGACCTTTTTCCGCTCTTGGTGCTGCTGCACAAGCTGTGAAGGAAACAGAAAGCCAACGTTTATGAACCAAATCCCAAACAAAGCAGCACAAAAAGTAGGACTGAAACAGCAAACCCGGCGACAAATGAAGGCATtcgggtttaaaaaaaaaaaggtcaaagcagtgtattaaataaagaaactaatccttttgttttaaataaatcaacatgCAGCAACATTTTCCTGCAAGACTACTGTTGACTGACGGGATGAAACAAGAAAACTCTTGAATCAGACAGTAAAGCCACGCATGTTCAAACATAtatgtatttaaagaaaaacccacTGAAGAAACAtaccttattttatttaattgtttcaaTGTTAGTCTGATGTATAATAACATCAGTTGGCcaggaaaagaaacacaacagagtacaacagtaacacaaaaagGAGGAATTCCAAAACgagcaaaagtaaaaaagaatatgaagaaaatgtaaacaagcGTCAACATTTCTTTAGACCGTTTATACCTTGATTTCTGAATCCGAGAGAGCCTTCTCTTCCCTCAGCACGACGTCCTCGCACTCCTGGCTGGAGGAGCTTGTGTCTTCGCCATCATCTTCCTCTTCGCTCCGTTGTCTCCTCTCAGATTCAAGCTGGACCGGATTTCcacttaagaagaaaaaaaaacagtgttcagACGTGACACcttggttaaaaacagcaacccCGTCCCCTCTTTCTCTCCCTCGTTTCGGAGGAGAGCAGGGATCTTGAGGACCGCCCGGAGTATTTTCGACGTCACaaagaagttctttttttttccaaacagcaatttttttgtctgctgctgattcacattgatttgaataaataaaataaataaaatcagaaatgaAGCACAAAACGGCCCGCCTAGCTTTTGTTTTGATCCCATTTTCTTGTGATAACGAGATAACAAATGTTATGTCGTGGTAACGAGATAAAGCCTGTTCTGTGGCGACCAGCGGCGCTTTAGTGTTATTGTGTTCTGAGATTCTGTTGTGTTCTAGGTTTAGTGATAAAAGTGATTGGTTTAAAGCGGATAGGGGCTGGATAGGACAGCTGGTTTagctggatttttttatttaaccaggaaagtcccactAAGATTAAAACCCTCTTTTCTATGGGAGTCC includes:
- the c8h16orf58 gene encoding RUS1 family protein C16orf58 homolog, yielding METNVDGIVATERYGSAESWKYVVQDGVMQRRKDGSSSFSLVGAFKSVFLPQGYPESVSEDYLQYQFWDTLQAFASTLSWTLVTQASLKGVGVGNQDATVAAATVTWILKDGTGMFGRILFAWQKGSRLDSEAKKWRLFADVLNDIAMFIEILAPFFPSFFTLIVCTAGVFKAIVGVAGGATRAALTVHQARRDNMADISAKDGSQETLVNLAGLVVSLILIPLITDNSSLSLGLFFLFTILHLFANYKAVRSVVMETFNQARLSIVLQQYLKDKRILSPFEANRREPVFLEFKITTPIKLGVKLQDVVQSPEDFHLALRNNSMAYLLGVRNGCICVCLGSGASVHDEIRAACQALCLSNMLKSPSFSQTSKQSLWEMVQKSQEVIDANFHTFLKGVEAAGWDTKRTLLNWDEWRAEWKRKSS
- the tmem265 gene encoding transmembrane protein 265, whose product is MPESAEAPRDEVMPLTVVAQRGDQDRRDETCKPVASRVRRMISYVRNDDSYRVLAIFSIICGISCIGMKALISSVKAKERKNDREASARLSKEAKKFGIISIVTLYAFLISIFCLLALVSYLLTLKD